A single genomic interval of Vulpes vulpes isolate BD-2025 chromosome 3, VulVul3, whole genome shotgun sequence harbors:
- the MED10 gene encoding mediator of RNA polymerase II transcription subunit 10, with amino-acid sequence MAEKFDHLEEHLEKFVENIRQLGIIVSDFQPSSQAGLNQKLNFIVTGLQDIDKCRQQLHDITVPLEVFEYIDQGRNPQLYTKECLERALAKNEQVKGKIDTMKKFKSLLIQELSKVFPEDMAKYRSIRGEDHAPS; translated from the exons ATGGCGGAGAAGTTCGACCACCTGGAGGAGCACCTGGAGAAGTTCGTGGAGAACATCCGGCAGCTCGGCATCATCGTCAGTGACTTCCAGCCTAGCAGCCAGGCCGGGCTCAACCAGAAGCT GAATTTTATCGTTACTGGCTTGCAGGATATTGATAAGTGCAGGCAGCAGCTTCATGACATTACTGTGCCTTTAGAAGTTTTTGA ATACATAGATCAAGGACGAAACCCCCAGCTCTACACCAAAGAGTGCCTGGAGAGGGCTCTGGCCAAGAATGAGCAAGTCAAAGGCAAGATCGACACCATGAAG aaatttaaaagccTGTTGATTCAAGAACTGTCTAAAGTATTTCCTGAAGACATGGCTAAGTATCGAAGCATCCGAGGGGAGGACCACGCCCCTTCCTAA